In Syntrophus gentianae, a single window of DNA contains:
- the glyQ gene encoding glycine--tRNA ligase subunit alpha, whose amino-acid sequence MTFQELIFALEHYWADQGCVVQQPYDIEVGAGTFNPATFLRALGPEPWNVAYVEPSRRPTDGRYGENPNRLQHYYQYQVIMKPSPLNIQDLYLNSLRSFGIDPLDHDIRFVEDDWESPTVGAWGLGWEVWLDGMEISQFTYFQQVGGIDVKPVCAELTYGIERIAMYIQGIDNVYDLQWNEHIKYGDVHHQGEVEFSTYNFEIADVDMLRKLFDSYEAEAIRTAEKDLVLPAYDYCLKCSHTFNLLNARGAISVAERTSYIGRVRNLARLSAEGYIRQRERMGFPLLGRSAA is encoded by the coding sequence GTGACTTTTCAGGAACTGATTTTCGCCCTCGAACATTACTGGGCAGATCAAGGCTGCGTTGTTCAACAGCCCTATGATATCGAAGTGGGCGCAGGCACATTCAATCCCGCGACTTTTCTGCGGGCCCTGGGACCGGAACCCTGGAATGTCGCCTACGTGGAACCGTCGCGCCGGCCGACGGACGGCCGTTATGGCGAAAATCCGAACCGCCTCCAGCATTACTACCAGTATCAGGTCATCATGAAGCCCTCTCCCCTGAACATCCAGGATCTTTACTTGAACTCCCTCCGGAGTTTCGGCATCGATCCCCTGGACCACGATATCCGCTTTGTTGAAGATGACTGGGAATCCCCCACCGTGGGGGCATGGGGGCTGGGCTGGGAAGTCTGGCTGGACGGTATGGAGATTTCCCAATTCACCTATTTCCAGCAGGTGGGCGGCATCGACGTGAAACCCGTCTGCGCGGAACTGACTTACGGCATTGAGCGCATCGCCATGTACATCCAGGGAATCGACAATGTCTACGATCTGCAGTGGAACGAGCACATCAAGTACGGAGATGTCCATCATCAGGGAGAGGTTGAATTCTCAACCTATAATTTTGAAATTGCCGATGTGGACATGCTGAGGAAACTCTTCGATTCCTATGAGGCCGAAGCCATCCGGACGGCGGAGAAGGATCTGGTCCTTCCCGCTTACGATTACTGCCTCAAGTGTTCCCACACCTTCAACCTTCTCAATGCCCGGGGGGCCATCAGTGTGGCCGAGCGGACCAGTTACATCGGGAGAGTCCGGAATCTGGCAAGGCTTTCCGCCGAAGGATACATCCGTCAGCGTGAGCGCATGGGGTTTCCCCTGCTGGGCAGATCGGCGGCATGA
- the glyS gene encoding glycine--tRNA ligase subunit beta, with translation MSNELLLEIGTEEVPAAFIPKALNDMSSHIRKALTEERIPYGPIQTFGTPRRLCLAVADVAQRQEDQVIEKLGPAKRVSFDAEGNPTKAALGFARGQGVDISEVGTLETDKGEYLCIRKHLSGKDTSSLLPEMLSKLVFSLSFKKSMRWGDLDFRFARPIHWIVALYGGAVVPFRIENIESGNLSRGHRFMSPEPFPVSNLKEYLAGTREHFVIVDPEERKRIILEEARKAAMAVSGRALENEDLLETVTYLVEYPTVVCGSFDRKYLDLPGEVLITSMMSHQKYFPVVDSEERLLPYFITINNTLARDPSVVMRGNEKVIRARLSDAQFFFEEDQKTPLDDRVEGLKQVVFHTLLGTSYDKVQRFRKLAATITDRLDPSRKDRVDRAALLAKADLDTQMVGEFSELQGIMGREYALLAGEDPTVAKAIYEHYLPTTAGGDLPQSHEGAIVSMADKMDTIVGFFGVSLIPTGTADPYALRRQALGIINIILEKQYPLLLENLVDSSLAILQDRLKRSAEETRRDVLEFFRGRLENMLISQGHPQDVVGAVLAAGYSDLVQVIKKIAAMETFKTHPAYEPLAIAFKRAGNIQKDFGNGRIDSSLFSLEEETLLHSTFLETRDKVDKALVQNDYPAALLELAALREPIDRFFGSVMVMVEEEDIRFNRLSLLEALFSMFRRIADFSKIVTEA, from the coding sequence ATGAGCAATGAACTGCTGCTGGAAATAGGGACGGAGGAAGTTCCTGCCGCCTTTATTCCCAAGGCGCTGAACGACATGAGTTCGCATATCCGCAAGGCACTCACCGAGGAACGGATTCCTTACGGGCCGATCCAGACCTTTGGGACCCCCCGACGGCTTTGCCTTGCCGTGGCCGATGTTGCCCAAAGACAGGAAGACCAGGTTATTGAAAAGCTCGGCCCCGCCAAAAGGGTTTCCTTTGATGCGGAAGGGAACCCCACCAAGGCCGCCCTGGGCTTCGCCAGGGGCCAGGGCGTCGATATCTCCGAAGTCGGCACCCTTGAGACCGACAAAGGGGAATATCTGTGCATCCGCAAACACCTTTCCGGCAAAGACACCTCATCCCTGCTGCCGGAGATGCTGTCCAAACTGGTTTTCTCTCTTTCCTTTAAAAAATCCATGCGGTGGGGAGATCTGGATTTTCGCTTTGCCCGGCCGATCCACTGGATTGTTGCCCTTTATGGCGGCGCCGTTGTCCCCTTCCGGATCGAGAACATCGAAAGCGGCAATCTTTCCCGGGGGCACCGGTTCATGAGCCCCGAGCCTTTTCCCGTTTCCAATCTGAAAGAATACCTGGCGGGAACCCGGGAACACTTTGTCATCGTCGATCCCGAGGAGCGTAAGCGGATCATTCTCGAAGAGGCGCGCAAAGCCGCCATGGCCGTATCCGGCCGGGCGCTGGAGAATGAAGACCTTCTGGAAACCGTAACCTATCTCGTGGAGTACCCCACGGTGGTCTGTGGAAGCTTTGATCGGAAATACCTCGACCTTCCCGGAGAGGTCCTGATCACCTCCATGATGTCTCACCAGAAATATTTCCCCGTCGTCGATTCGGAAGAGCGGCTGTTGCCCTACTTCATTACGATCAACAATACCCTTGCCCGGGACCCCTCGGTGGTGATGCGGGGGAATGAGAAAGTCATCCGGGCGCGATTGTCCGATGCCCAGTTCTTCTTTGAAGAAGATCAGAAGACGCCTCTCGATGACCGGGTAGAAGGACTCAAGCAGGTCGTTTTTCACACCTTGCTGGGGACCTCCTACGATAAGGTCCAGCGTTTCCGGAAGCTGGCGGCCACTATTACCGACCGCCTCGATCCTTCCCGAAAAGACAGGGTTGACCGCGCGGCCCTCTTGGCCAAGGCCGATCTGGACACCCAGATGGTGGGAGAATTTTCCGAGCTCCAGGGAATCATGGGCCGTGAATACGCCCTGCTGGCGGGAGAAGATCCCACAGTGGCCAAGGCCATCTATGAACATTACCTCCCGACAACCGCCGGCGGCGATCTTCCGCAAAGCCATGAAGGCGCCATCGTCAGCATGGCGGATAAAATGGACACCATCGTCGGGTTCTTCGGCGTCAGCCTGATTCCCACGGGTACGGCGGATCCCTATGCCCTGCGCCGTCAGGCCCTGGGCATCATCAACATCATCCTGGAAAAACAGTATCCTTTGCTGCTGGAAAATCTGGTGGACTCGAGTCTTGCGATCCTTCAAGATCGGCTGAAACGTTCTGCGGAAGAGACCCGGAGGGATGTTCTGGAGTTCTTCCGGGGGCGGCTTGAAAATATGCTGATTTCCCAGGGTCACCCCCAGGATGTGGTCGGCGCCGTTCTTGCGGCGGGGTACTCCGACCTGGTACAGGTCATCAAAAAGATCGCGGCCATGGAAACCTTCAAAACGCACCCCGCCTACGAACCTCTGGCCATTGCCTTCAAACGGGCCGGCAACATCCAAAAGGACTTCGGAAACGGCCGGATCGATTCCTCCCTTTTCAGCTTGGAGGAAGAGACCCTGCTGCATTCAACCTTCCTTGAAACCCGCGACAAAGTCGACAAAGCGCTGGTTCAAAATGATTATCCCGCAGCGCTGCTGGAACTTGCCGCCCTGCGCGAGCCGATTGACCGGTTTTTCGGATCGGTAATGGTCATGGTAGAAGAAGAGGATATCCGCTTCAATCGGCTTTCCCTGCTGGAAGCGCTCTTTTCAATGTTTCGCCGCATTGCGGATTTCTCAAAAATCGTTACGGAAGCCTGA
- a CDS encoding universal stress protein — protein MFDRILYPTDCSDVSLKAVDYVKQLKDAGAKEVVVLHVVDERTLIVPDIFTGIDFVALENEMKRVAGEECNKIVEQLSEVGLNARFLMKKGIPFLEILETAREENVSLIVIGSHGKSNLKEMLLGSVSEAVIRKAVQPVLVIKR, from the coding sequence ATGTTTGATCGCATTCTGTATCCCACTGATTGTTCCGATGTGTCGTTGAAAGCCGTGGATTATGTAAAACAGTTAAAGGACGCTGGGGCAAAAGAGGTTGTGGTTCTGCATGTGGTTGACGAAAGGACTCTGATTGTTCCGGATATTTTCACCGGCATTGACTTTGTGGCGTTGGAAAATGAAATGAAGCGGGTTGCCGGCGAGGAGTGCAATAAAATTGTGGAACAATTAAGTGAAGTCGGGCTGAACGCCAGGTTCCTGATGAAAAAGGGCATTCCTTTTCTGGAAATTCTGGAAACGGCCCGGGAAGAAAATGTTTCCTTGATCGTCATTGGGTCGCACGGGAAGAGCAATCTGAAGGAAATGTTGCTCGGTTCCGTGTCCGAAGCGGTCATCCGTAAAGCTGTTCAACCCGTCCTGGTGATCAAACGGTAA
- a CDS encoding universal stress protein — MFDRILYPTDFSDVSMKAVNYVKQLKKAGTKEVVVLHVIDERTLVVPDVFSGVDFMALENELRRIADEQCNKIVEQFQEVGLSAKFMVKKGIPFLDILKTAQEEDVSLIVIGSHGKSNLEEMLLGSVSEKVIRKAVRPVLVVKR, encoded by the coding sequence ATGTTTGATCGCATTCTGTATCCCACTGATTTTTCCGATGTATCGATGAAAGCCGTAAATTATGTGAAGCAGTTAAAAAAGGCAGGTACAAAAGAGGTTGTGGTTCTCCATGTGATTGACGAAAGGACACTCGTCGTTCCGGATGTATTCAGTGGCGTGGATTTTATGGCGTTGGAAAATGAACTGAGGCGGATTGCCGACGAGCAGTGTAATAAAATTGTGGAACAATTCCAGGAAGTCGGGCTGAGCGCCAAGTTCATGGTGAAAAAGGGCATTCCTTTTCTGGATATTCTCAAAACGGCCCAGGAAGAGGATGTTTCCTTGATCGTCATTGGATCGCACGGAAAGAGCAACCTGGAGGAAATGTTGCTCGGTTCCGTGTCCGAAAAGGTCATCCGTAAAGCGGTTCGGCCGGTTTTGGTGGTAAAACGTTAG